A genomic window from Silene latifolia isolate original U9 population chromosome 11, ASM4854445v1, whole genome shotgun sequence includes:
- the LOC141612053 gene encoding thermospermine synthase ACAULIS5 isoform X1: MVLCFKKDIILLDTKRFGKVLVIDGKMQSAETDEFIYHECLIHPALLSNSNPKSVFIMGGGEGSAAREALKHNSLDKVVMCDIDQEVVDFCRKYLTINQEAFAHKKLELVINDAKAELEGRKEKFDIIVGDLADPVEDGPCYQLYTKSFYEKILKPRLSENGIFVTQAGPAGIYTHKEDFSSIYNTIRQVFKYVIAYTTHVPSFADTWGWVMASDHPFMINAEEIDEKIKDRVNGELLYLNGATFLSSTTLNKTLSQSLLQETHVYTEESARFVHGHGVANRL, from the exons GACATCATTCTACTTGATACCAAACGTTTTGGAAAG GTGTTGGTGATTGATGGGAAGATGCAAAGCGCAGAGACTGATGAGTTTATATACCATGAGTGCTTGATTCATCCTGCTCTCCTTTCTAATTCTAA CCCGAAAAGTGTGTTCATAATGGGAGGTGGGGAAGGTTCAGCTGCGAGAGAAGCCCTTAAACACAACTCTCTTGACAAAGTTGTCATGTGTGACATTGATCAG GAGGTGGTAGATTTCTGCCGTAAATACCTGACTATTAACCAAGAAGCTTTTGCCCATAAGAAGCTTGAGCTTGTCATCAATGATGCAAA GGCTGAATTAGAGGGAAGGAAAGAAAAGTTCGACATAATTGTCGGAGATTTGGCTGACCCTGTTGAGGACGGGCCTTGTTATCAACTTTACACCAAGTCTTTCTATGAGAAAATTCTCAAGCCCAGACTCAGTGAAAATGGCATCTTTGTTACCcag GCTGGGCCGGCAGGTATTTACACACACAAGGAAGACTTCTCTTCTATATACAATACAATAAGACAAGTCTTCAAAT ATGTAATAGCATATACCACTCATGTGCCTTCGTTTGCTGATACTTGGGGATGGGTTATG GCCTCGGATCACCCATTTATGATAAATGCTGAAGAGATCGATGAGAAAATAAAGGATCGGGTTAATGGAGAGCTGCTCTACCTCAATGGCGCAACCTTTCTTTCTTCAACTACTTTGAACAAAACTCTTTCTCAATC GCTGTTGCAAGAAACTCATGTGTACACTGAAGAAAGTGCAAGGTTTGTCCATGGCCATGGAGTCGCTAATCGTCTCTGA